One genomic window of Paenisporosarcina antarctica includes the following:
- a CDS encoding IucA/IucC family protein, producing MTMIQTENTELINFLSDEESETLDYLNREESDLEESYIKNMQAGRRGISQRLFQALIREQIIDDERILWLTGMDNSISIKLTSGKVLHADIKKWHSLGRFDVDGDLFVQDEQYSKILLHPVELVELLRNEGLLKEATAEQYHRFKLEILNGAANFTLALTGADRRKKDLTSTAHLLHIQTSLEWVMHQKKVDKRFSPLAFYEQWVVEGHPLHPGTKTKFGVSTADVIKYSPEWGGNPEVAFVAVSKKHCHTTSIDEQSVTSLLYQEYEGLHSVVDETLHILGLKVDQFEVIPVHPWQFEYTLPTLYKEEIEMKRIVPILSFRIPTQSLVSFRSLAPIQNRGQGRHHIKTAVNIQTTSAVRTVSPNSVENGPILSKIMASILEKENNFDGRFVVIQERAGAYYKSLKESLSEEENWTFKANLGSLLRENPENHIKEENEIPMAAAALLAESPISGKLIAVELVEELAVHYQLSDQKEAASLFIQKYAEASLPGFLTLMVRYGISLEGHMQNSVSVFRNGELVRILLRDFGGIRILPERLEKHGYDAKFYPGSSIVTDQVDQLRNIISYSVIQNHFAELITCLVRSLEIEEDRLWEEVAIVCKAVFEDLKKDSSIAQQAEADEYELFQPTIHLKALTTMRLQGDITAYTFTQVQNPLMKWNGEIQS from the coding sequence ATGACTATGATCCAGACTGAAAATACAGAACTGATAAATTTTTTGAGTGATGAAGAATCCGAAACGTTGGATTACCTTAATCGGGAAGAATCTGATCTGGAAGAATCCTATATAAAAAATATGCAAGCAGGAAGAAGAGGAATCTCTCAACGTCTTTTTCAAGCACTTATCAGAGAACAAATAATAGATGACGAGCGGATTTTATGGCTGACAGGAATGGATAACAGCATTTCCATAAAACTAACTAGTGGAAAAGTGCTTCACGCTGACATTAAAAAATGGCATTCACTGGGACGATTTGATGTAGATGGTGATTTATTTGTTCAAGATGAACAGTATTCTAAGATTCTCTTACATCCCGTGGAGCTTGTTGAGTTGTTAAGGAATGAAGGCTTATTAAAAGAAGCAACAGCAGAACAGTATCATCGCTTTAAATTGGAGATTCTAAATGGGGCAGCTAACTTCACATTAGCCTTAACAGGTGCCGATCGAAGAAAAAAAGACTTAACTTCTACTGCTCATTTATTGCATATTCAGACTTCACTTGAGTGGGTTATGCATCAGAAAAAAGTCGATAAAAGGTTCAGCCCTCTTGCTTTTTATGAACAATGGGTCGTAGAAGGCCATCCACTCCATCCAGGAACCAAAACTAAGTTCGGTGTTAGTACTGCAGATGTCATCAAGTACTCACCAGAGTGGGGCGGTAATCCGGAGGTTGCATTTGTAGCTGTTTCGAAAAAGCATTGCCACACCACATCAATCGATGAACAATCCGTTACAAGCCTTTTATATCAAGAATATGAGGGATTACACTCCGTTGTGGATGAAACTTTACATATATTGGGATTGAAGGTTGATCAGTTTGAAGTAATTCCCGTTCACCCTTGGCAGTTTGAATATACATTACCTACTTTGTACAAAGAAGAAATCGAGATGAAGAGAATCGTTCCTATTTTAAGTTTTCGTATTCCTACTCAGTCGTTGGTTTCTTTTCGTTCGTTAGCCCCCATCCAAAATCGCGGACAGGGAAGGCACCATATTAAAACAGCGGTCAATATTCAAACTACCAGTGCTGTTCGTACCGTTTCTCCCAATTCGGTAGAGAACGGACCTATTCTTTCGAAAATAATGGCAAGCATTTTAGAAAAAGAGAATAATTTTGATGGTCGTTTTGTAGTAATACAGGAACGGGCAGGTGCTTATTACAAATCACTTAAAGAATCGCTGTCAGAAGAAGAAAACTGGACATTTAAAGCGAATTTAGGATCACTTTTACGGGAGAATCCTGAGAACCATATCAAAGAAGAAAATGAAATACCGATGGCTGCTGCAGCGCTTCTTGCGGAGTCACCCATAAGCGGTAAGTTAATTGCCGTTGAACTGGTTGAGGAACTGGCTGTCCACTATCAGTTGTCAGATCAGAAAGAGGCAGCTTCTCTATTTATCCAGAAATATGCTGAGGCATCGCTACCAGGATTTCTGACGTTAATGGTTCGGTATGGAATTAGTTTAGAAGGACATATGCAAAATAGTGTGAGTGTTTTTCGGAATGGCGAGCTGGTACGTATTCTATTAAGGGACTTCGGTGGTATCAGAATTTTGCCGGAAAGATTAGAGAAACATGGGTATGATGCGAAGTTTTATCCAGGCTCATCGATCGTCACAGATCAAGTAGACCAGTTAAGAAACATTATTTCGTATTCCGTGATTCAAAACCATTTTGCCGAATTGATTACATGCCTTGTACGATCTTTGGAAATAGAAGAGGACAGGCTATGGGAGGAAGTAGCGATCGTTTGTAAAGCTGTATTTGAAGACCTTAAGAAGGATTCTTCTATTGCACAACAGGCTGAGGCAGATGAGTACGAACTTTTTCAGCCAACGATACATTTAAAAGCATTGACGACTATGCGTCTGCAGGGGGACATCACCGCTTACACATTTACCCAAGTTCAGAACCCCTTGATGAAATGGAATGGAGAGATTCAATCATGA
- a CDS encoding ATP-binding cassette domain-containing protein, with product MKINRLIANNINKLDAVLPVDKSIGIAGLSGSGKTSFCQTIGEESKKRLVSLLPKAEYQYLFSTIMETNFSAIKMEEIPLVLFLGKSSISANPRSTIGTHTGVFKEIRVTLAEKFNLSPEVFSFNNELGWCPACKGRGTTKNVECKKCEGKRYNPEVEQYKIELLEQPHSISDINNLNIESILSLGEELHISETKQHILKNIINMNIGYLTLNRIMGTLSGGELTRLYLAEFMAASENTVIIIDEISVGLDHQTLLKILDQIKQLGYKNQIWLIDHSDTALNTTDEQLFFGPGSGKYGGEIVDESPRPQPILWERNQAMPTEYYQFHDLYCRNIQMAEIQIPRNRLVTFTGESGCGKSTLVNECIATDFLKRYPKDKLVMVGQNRNQSITSRSTVATFLDIKKRLTKYSEDIDDIFQSSIEDIIEELPTQDIAHKRLSLLIKLGLGYLTLERKTQSLSTGEYQCVHLVSELFANSKNPHTLFIFDEPSKGLSQNILNQFIDSIRVILQDEAVSILMIEHNAYMIESSDFIVDFGKRQLAPVQNLDVVNYDDFYRQKSSSDRIDPLRISSTLKQQNGITYLKDNHIEYFKDAENIYKGGILKSLSPMARVIYGEYESETIAPVIAIDLERHLYSQYSFLYEIGGLINHIVAAHPTNKDTSSFDFYFQENHCPCCSGRRMIEKFDIDVVILDKTVPFWDGQLHPDVMEVLKYYQYPKLQFLFDEINNELGHDISKSFNEMSAAEKHTFLYGYWEKSFYDKAGKASRTWEGFNLIIGRYMFISKSIIKEHMKVSKEMITCPVCQGTVLNHHKKLKFSNTDIREIIHQSIDQVLKTVGELPELEKLKTIVGGDMTLTQDVSLLPRETQVALKMLELEQASFAHYEMVLQNVLPFSDSISGNLESISMNNRITICDFANINETRETIIDQYFTNGKYKKLTYVYEAFGYKKIVTQVNKIKKSQPCPFCKGKKVISEDNLHDGVFKVTIPCVSCYESGINEEGLMDIIEGIEVKQWLTGTISDVVAGSLNIEAVADIPIFNRIRQLNKRDMMAVYQCHEQND from the coding sequence ATGAAGATAAATAGATTAATTGCGAACAATATTAACAAATTAGATGCCGTATTACCAGTGGATAAATCGATAGGAATTGCTGGATTGTCTGGATCTGGTAAAACATCTTTTTGTCAAACAATTGGTGAAGAATCCAAGAAGCGTCTCGTTTCCTTATTGCCAAAGGCTGAATATCAGTATTTATTTTCTACTATTATGGAAACGAATTTCAGTGCCATTAAGATGGAAGAAATTCCTTTAGTCCTTTTTCTAGGTAAATCATCAATCTCTGCCAATCCGCGTTCAACAATTGGCACACATACTGGCGTTTTTAAAGAGATTCGTGTAACACTTGCCGAAAAATTTAATCTTTCTCCAGAAGTTTTTTCATTTAATAATGAATTAGGCTGGTGTCCTGCGTGTAAAGGACGAGGTACTACCAAAAATGTCGAATGTAAAAAGTGTGAGGGCAAGCGCTATAATCCAGAAGTTGAGCAATATAAAATAGAACTATTAGAGCAACCACATAGCATTTCCGATATCAACAACTTAAACATTGAATCGATTCTATCCCTTGGAGAAGAATTACATATTAGTGAAACGAAACAACATATACTTAAAAATATTATCAATATGAATATTGGTTACTTAACATTAAATCGCATTATGGGTACATTGTCAGGTGGAGAATTAACACGACTTTACTTGGCAGAATTCATGGCAGCAAGTGAAAATACCGTTATTATTATTGATGAAATCTCCGTGGGTCTTGATCACCAAACACTATTGAAAATTTTAGATCAGATTAAACAATTAGGCTATAAGAATCAAATTTGGCTTATTGATCATTCCGACACAGCGCTCAATACAACCGATGAGCAATTATTCTTTGGACCGGGAAGTGGAAAATATGGAGGGGAAATTGTGGATGAATCACCACGTCCACAACCAATCCTTTGGGAACGAAACCAGGCAATGCCAACAGAATACTATCAATTTCATGATCTTTACTGTCGTAATATTCAAATGGCTGAAATTCAGATTCCCAGAAATAGACTTGTAACCTTTACTGGTGAGTCTGGATGTGGAAAATCAACTCTAGTTAATGAGTGTATAGCCACAGATTTTCTGAAGCGATATCCTAAAGATAAACTGGTAATGGTGGGGCAAAATCGAAACCAATCGATTACTAGTCGATCAACTGTTGCGACTTTTCTTGATATTAAAAAGAGACTTACAAAATATAGTGAAGATATTGATGATATTTTTCAGAGCTCAATTGAAGATATTATTGAAGAACTACCAACTCAAGACATCGCTCATAAACGCTTGAGCTTATTAATAAAACTTGGACTTGGTTATTTGACATTAGAAAGAAAGACACAATCGTTATCAACTGGTGAATATCAATGCGTTCATTTAGTTTCGGAGCTGTTTGCAAACTCAAAAAATCCACATACGCTTTTTATTTTTGACGAGCCTTCAAAAGGTTTATCACAAAATATTTTAAACCAATTCATTGATAGTATTCGGGTCATTTTGCAAGATGAAGCCGTCTCAATCCTAATGATTGAACATAATGCTTATATGATCGAAAGCTCTGATTTCATCGTTGATTTTGGTAAAAGACAGCTTGCACCTGTTCAAAATCTTGATGTAGTCAATTATGATGATTTTTATCGTCAAAAAAGTAGTTCAGATAGAATTGACCCATTGCGTATTTCGTCAACACTCAAGCAGCAAAATGGCATTACCTATTTAAAAGATAATCATATCGAGTATTTTAAAGATGCAGAAAACATCTATAAGGGCGGTATTTTAAAAAGCTTATCACCAATGGCCCGGGTGATTTATGGTGAATACGAATCTGAAACTATTGCACCAGTCATCGCCATTGATCTGGAACGGCATTTGTATAGTCAATATAGTTTTCTTTATGAAATTGGAGGTTTGATCAACCATATTGTGGCGGCGCATCCGACCAATAAAGATACAAGTAGCTTCGATTTCTATTTTCAGGAAAATCATTGTCCATGCTGCTCGGGTCGCAGGATGATTGAAAAATTTGATATTGATGTTGTGATTTTGGACAAAACCGTGCCATTCTGGGATGGCCAATTGCACCCAGACGTGATGGAAGTATTAAAATATTATCAATATCCAAAATTGCAATTCCTCTTTGATGAGATTAACAATGAACTCGGTCACGATATTAGTAAAAGCTTTAATGAGATGTCAGCAGCAGAAAAACATACCTTTTTATACGGGTATTGGGAAAAGTCGTTCTATGATAAAGCAGGCAAGGCGTCAAGAACTTGGGAAGGCTTTAACCTCATCATTGGGCGCTATATGTTTATATCAAAATCGATTATTAAAGAGCATATGAAAGTATCCAAAGAAATGATTACCTGCCCTGTCTGTCAAGGAACCGTGCTAAACCATCATAAAAAGCTCAAATTTAGTAACACAGATATTCGTGAGATTATTCATCAGTCGATTGATCAAGTTCTGAAAACAGTAGGGGAGTTACCAGAACTTGAAAAATTGAAAACCATTGTTGGTGGCGATATGACTTTGACACAAGACGTCTCCCTGTTACCTAGGGAAACACAAGTCGCTCTGAAAATGCTTGAACTGGAGCAGGCAAGCTTTGCCCACTATGAAATGGTTTTACAAAATGTCCTGCCTTTCTCTGATAGTATTAGCGGTAATTTGGAATCCATTAGCATGAATAACCGGATCACCATCTGTGATTTTGCCAATATCAACGAAACGAGAGAAACCATCATTGATCAGTATTTCACTAATGGAAAATACAAAAAACTAACGTATGTATATGAAGCGTTTGGTTACAAAAAAATTGTCACCCAAGTTAATAAAATTAAAAAAAGCCAACCATGTCCATTCTGTAAAGGCAAGAAAGTTATATCAGAAGATAATTTGCATGATGGCGTGTTTAAAGTAACAATTCCATGTGTGAGTTGTTATGAAAGTGGTATTAATGAAGAGGGTCTTATGGATATTATTGAAGGTATAGAAGTAAAACAATGGTTAACTGGAACAATAAGTGATGTTGTTGCTGGTAGCTTAAATATTGAGGCTGTTGCAGATATTCCAATTTTTAATCGTATTCGTCAGTTAAATAAACGAGATATGATGGCGGTTTATCAATGCCATGAGCAAAATGATTAA
- a CDS encoding YheC/YheD family protein, with product MYKWLSTNSNLSKHLPITRLVNSLQDIIGFLGKYIEGIIKPINGSYGEDIFKVSKQAVNFKVDTSLYQKEKKIHYI from the coding sequence ATGTATAAATGGCTGTCAACCAATTCAAATCTAAGCAAACATTTACCGATCACGCGATTAGTTAATAGTCTTCAAGATATTATCGGTTTTCTTGGAAAATATATTGAAGGAATTATTAAACCTATTAATGGAAGTTATGGGGAGGATATTTTTAAAGTTTCTAAGCAAGCAGTAAACTTTAAAGTGGACACTAGTCTTTATCAGAAGGAGAAAAAAATTCATTATATTTAA
- a CDS encoding cell wall-binding repeat-containing protein, translated as MNKKKFTRLMVVILISVIFFSQLSLKEVKAAEATVPKEETTLTISSPVEGIFESSEQIHWYKVNPTEGEITDFTHLRMKLQSEQELNIIIFSSLENAIENRAFDRYMGYSYQNQPAIIDFPIAWVGPYYIKVEYYGEENSESEIEQPQNLDPVTPYTISYDGVTLPPTNPVAEGTEECPVELSTKQRENGKNILKDLRTIRENILAKTDKGKDLSAMYYKMAPFLSSKMVFSKTLRENVYNDLMQLKGLFTDVAANGSASAYKITKEDQKSINNLYETSLESVPDFLKDQILKTGKSIDISNLTNKTVSSILTKGGFAKSNVSSNENRLIVKIKDGKKLSNILPKTKSFGIESITPFEAKGSVFPNMYVMEVGGSSSDFNVSSNTLKATSKQVSKLSDVEFVEPVQQYHALSADSQFPYQWSLKNDGSSLGIPDADIQFEKLQELLKGKQMKDSIIAVLDTGVDHTLSDLSGSVLANSGYDFINNSSNAMDGNGHGTHVSGIIAAEANNQYSMAGINAYTKILPVKVLDDSGSGDTEQIAYGIKYAVDNGANVINLSLGGSYSRVLEYALKYANDHDVTVVAASGNDGYEEISYPASSQYAISVGATNRLDIVSDYSNFGSGLDLVAPGTEIPSLMPDGNVTIMSGTSMATPHVAAVAGLLLSRNSELLPSEIEKILTKTASDVTFDEQDNPGDDIGYYPIDEEDPYPIEEPVPGYDNVSGWGRLDANSAVSYLDKKEVSMERIFGTDRYKTAVNVSTKGWDISDVAVIATGRNYPDALSATPLAYKNKAPLLLTNTNALPATVKAELKRLKVKKVILVGGKSAIATNVEKDIIGLGITNISRISGANRYETSVNIAKQLGSTDQAVVVTGESFADALSIAPIAASLKMPILLTKKNTLPDSVSQYVKSSKFKQTFVIGGTSVVPNKIANGLPNHKRISGTTRYDTNSSIITYFANELDMTSPFIATGSNYPDALSSSALAAVQGNPLILTNPSVVQQTTKNTISKYADLAEKYYIIGGEIALPKSLVESLFE; from the coding sequence ATGAACAAGAAAAAATTTACCAGGTTGATGGTTGTTATTTTAATTTCAGTAATATTCTTCAGCCAACTTTCATTAAAGGAAGTTAAGGCAGCTGAAGCAACTGTGCCGAAAGAGGAAACAACATTAACTATTTCATCTCCAGTAGAAGGTATTTTTGAATCCTCAGAACAAATTCATTGGTATAAAGTTAACCCAACTGAAGGTGAAATTACTGATTTTACCCATTTACGCATGAAGCTTCAATCTGAACAAGAGTTAAACATTATAATTTTCTCTAGTCTAGAAAATGCGATAGAAAATCGAGCATTTGATAGATACATGGGGTATTCATATCAAAATCAACCTGCTATCATTGATTTTCCAATTGCATGGGTTGGACCTTATTACATAAAGGTTGAATATTATGGTGAAGAAAATAGTGAGAGTGAAATAGAACAGCCGCAAAATCTGGATCCGGTTACCCCTTACACGATTAGCTATGATGGAGTTACACTCCCTCCAACTAATCCAGTTGCAGAAGGCACAGAAGAGTGCCCTGTGGAATTAAGCACTAAACAAAGAGAAAACGGCAAAAATATATTAAAAGATTTAAGAACGATCCGTGAAAACATTCTAGCAAAAACAGATAAAGGAAAAGATTTGTCTGCTATGTACTATAAAATGGCCCCATTCTTAAGCTCAAAAATGGTATTCAGTAAAACGCTAAGAGAAAACGTTTATAATGATTTAATGCAATTGAAGGGATTATTTACTGACGTTGCAGCAAATGGCAGTGCGAGTGCCTACAAAATTACAAAAGAAGATCAGAAATCAATCAACAATTTGTATGAAACTTCTCTAGAGTCTGTTCCAGACTTCTTAAAAGATCAAATCTTGAAAACTGGAAAGAGCATAGATATTTCGAATTTAACAAATAAAACGGTCTCTTCGATTCTGACAAAGGGAGGATTTGCTAAATCTAATGTAAGTAGCAATGAAAATCGTTTAATTGTTAAAATTAAAGATGGTAAAAAACTAAGCAACATCCTACCGAAAACAAAGTCATTTGGTATAGAGTCAATTACTCCTTTTGAAGCGAAGGGTTCAGTCTTCCCGAATATGTATGTGATGGAAGTCGGAGGTAGCTCATCTGATTTTAATGTATCATCCAATACTTTAAAGGCAACATCTAAACAGGTTTCAAAGCTTTCTGATGTGGAATTTGTTGAACCCGTTCAGCAATATCATGCATTATCAGCTGATTCACAATTTCCTTATCAATGGTCGTTAAAGAACGATGGAAGTAGTCTAGGAATACCGGATGCTGATATTCAATTTGAAAAGCTTCAGGAATTACTAAAAGGAAAGCAAATGAAAGATTCGATTATTGCAGTGTTAGATACCGGGGTTGATCATACGCTTTCAGATTTAAGTGGCAGTGTATTAGCAAATTCTGGCTATGATTTTATAAATAATAGCTCAAATGCAATGGATGGTAATGGCCATGGTACTCATGTTTCAGGCATCATTGCAGCTGAAGCAAATAATCAGTATTCGATGGCTGGCATCAATGCATACACTAAAATTCTGCCAGTTAAAGTGCTTGACGATAGTGGTAGTGGCGACACGGAACAAATTGCGTATGGCATTAAATATGCTGTGGACAATGGGGCTAATGTCATTAATCTTAGTCTTGGTGGATCGTACAGCAGGGTGCTCGAATATGCACTCAAATATGCAAATGATCATGATGTAACCGTTGTAGCAGCAAGCGGAAATGATGGATATGAAGAAATCTCTTATCCTGCATCTTCTCAGTATGCTATTTCAGTTGGAGCAACTAATCGTCTTGATATTGTTTCGGACTATTCCAATTTTGGAAGTGGACTAGACCTTGTTGCACCAGGTACAGAAATACCGAGTCTTATGCCTGATGGCAATGTCACGATTATGAGCGGAACCTCTATGGCTACTCCTCATGTGGCTGCAGTAGCGGGACTTCTTCTCTCGCGAAATTCAGAATTATTGCCAAGTGAAATAGAAAAGATTTTAACAAAAACTGCAAGTGACGTTACATTTGATGAGCAAGATAATCCGGGAGATGATATTGGGTATTATCCAATTGATGAAGAGGATCCTTACCCCATTGAAGAGCCTGTACCAGGATACGATAATGTTTCCGGCTGGGGGAGACTTGATGCGAACAGTGCAGTAAGTTATCTTGATAAAAAGGAAGTCTCAATGGAACGTATTTTCGGGACGGATCGTTATAAAACGGCAGTAAATGTGTCAACTAAAGGCTGGGATATATCAGACGTTGCGGTCATTGCGACAGGAAGAAATTATCCGGATGCATTAAGTGCAACACCGCTTGCCTATAAAAATAAAGCACCTCTTTTATTAACAAATACAAACGCACTTCCAGCAACTGTGAAGGCTGAGCTTAAACGTCTAAAAGTTAAAAAAGTAATATTAGTTGGCGGAAAATCTGCCATTGCAACTAATGTTGAAAAAGATATTATAGGATTAGGAATTACGAATATCTCAAGAATCAGCGGGGCAAATCGATATGAAACATCTGTCAATATAGCTAAACAACTTGGAAGTACAGATCAGGCAGTAGTGGTGACTGGTGAAAGTTTCGCAGATGCTCTTTCAATCGCACCAATTGCTGCATCACTTAAAATGCCGATTCTTTTAACGAAGAAAAATACACTTCCAGATTCCGTTAGCCAATATGTGAAATCTAGTAAATTTAAGCAGACTTTTGTTATTGGTGGGACATCTGTTGTTCCAAATAAGATTGCAAATGGTTTACCAAACCATAAACGAATCAGTGGTACAACTCGTTACGATACTAATAGTAGCATTATTACTTATTTTGCTAATGAACTTGATATGACCAGTCCGTTTATTGCAACTGGTTCAAATTATCCCGATGCATTGTCTAGCTCTGCTTTAGCAGCTGTTCAAGGCAATCCGTTGATTTTAACAAACCCATCTGTTGTTCAGCAAACAACGAAAAATACAATTTCTAAGTATGCTGATTTAGCTGAAAAATACTACATCATCGGAGGAGAAATTGCTCTGCCTAAATCGTTAGTTGAATCATTATTTGAATAA
- a CDS encoding winged helix-turn-helix transcriptional regulator, which translates to MDIQPELCKVDDALGILVGKWKPIILLTLLKEGTKRFSDLKRSVPGITQKMLTNQLRDLEDEDIITRKVYAQVPPKVEYSMTEYGKSLEPILIAMHEWGTAHTLHKMRKISTQSLDME; encoded by the coding sequence ATGGACATTCAGCCAGAATTATGCAAAGTAGACGATGCTCTTGGGATATTAGTGGGGAAGTGGAAACCGATAATTTTATTAACCCTTTTGAAGGAAGGAACGAAAAGATTCAGCGATTTAAAACGAAGTGTGCCTGGAATCACTCAAAAAATGTTAACTAACCAATTGCGTGATTTGGAAGATGAGGACATTATTACACGTAAAGTGTATGCCCAGGTACCTCCAAAAGTAGAGTATTCGATGACGGAATATGGAAAAAGCTTAGAACCTATTTTAATAGCTATGCATGAATGGGGAACAGCACACACATTGCATAAAATGAGAAAAATTAGTACACAAAGTTTAGACATGGAATGA
- a CDS encoding YheC/YheD family protein, which yields MGIDLGLDRNQHLWIIEINHRNPGHRMAVDAGEYGIYSNSTILLMDYAHKLAERGKESCI from the coding sequence TTGGGAATTGACTTGGGGTTAGATAGGAATCAACATCTATGGATCATTGAAATAAATCATCGAAATCCAGGGCATCGAATGGCAGTCGATGCTGGAGAATATGGAATTTATTCTAATTCAACTATATTATTGATGGATTATGCACACAAGTTAGCAGAAAGGGGGAAAGAGTCTTGTATATAA
- a CDS encoding NADPH-dependent FMN reductase: MKIVGLSGSIVGSKTRTSMNYMVKDLIKKYPDVEVTLLDLADYHVQFSDGRNYLEYEGDTGFVTRKIMEADAIIMGTPIFQASIPATLKNIFDLLPVNAFRDKVVSMLVTAGSPKHYLIAEQQLKPILAYMKAQIVQTYVFIEEKDFQRKEIVNDDVLFRIERLVEDTVVLTKTYTKMREAKEATYDF; the protein is encoded by the coding sequence ATGAAAATTGTCGGTTTGTCTGGTTCAATTGTGGGGTCAAAAACACGCACTTCCATGAACTATATGGTAAAAGATCTCATTAAGAAATATCCAGACGTTGAAGTGACTTTATTAGATTTAGCAGACTATCATGTTCAGTTTAGTGATGGACGCAATTACTTGGAATATGAAGGCGATACGGGATTCGTGACTAGAAAAATTATGGAAGCAGATGCGATTATTATGGGGACACCTATTTTTCAAGCATCTATTCCAGCGACATTAAAGAATATTTTCGATTTACTACCGGTTAATGCATTTCGCGATAAAGTCGTGAGTATGCTAGTAACAGCTGGATCACCAAAGCATTATTTAATTGCGGAGCAACAGTTAAAGCCGATTTTGGCTTATATGAAAGCACAGATTGTCCAAACGTATGTATTTATAGAGGAAAAAGACTTCCAGCGTAAGGAAATTGTGAATGATGACGTCTTATTTCGAATTGAGCGTTTAGTTGAGGATACGGTTGTGTTAACAAAAACGTATACAAAAATGCGAGAAGCAAAAGAAGCGACATATGATTTTTGA
- a CDS encoding LLM class flavin-dependent oxidoreductase has protein sequence MENYRIDQSEGLEFGLYTLGDHIPHPLTGERISAQQRIHEIIDLAKLAEQVGIDFFSVGESHQEYFATQAHSVVLAAIAQATSKIKIASSSTIISTSDPVRVFEDFSTIDLISRGRAEIIAGRASRIGLFDLLGYDVRDYEELYEEKFELLLKISKEEVVNWSGDFRAPLNNARVIPRPQNGSMPIWRAVGGHAASAIKAGNAGVPMFLATLGGPATSFKATIDAYREAAKRSGFDTATLPIATAGFFHVAETTQQAQSEAYPHINQGMQLINGQGYPKQHFAQGADSRDVMNIGSPQQVIEKILYQHELFGHQRYIAQMDFGGVPYEKLVKNIELIGTEILPAIKKYTAKK, from the coding sequence ATGGAAAATTATAGAATTGATCAAAGTGAAGGTTTAGAATTTGGACTTTATACACTAGGGGACCATATCCCACATCCACTTACAGGAGAACGCATTTCTGCACAGCAGCGTATTCATGAAATCATTGACTTAGCAAAACTAGCGGAGCAAGTAGGCATTGATTTTTTTAGTGTTGGTGAAAGCCATCAGGAGTATTTTGCGACGCAAGCGCATTCAGTTGTGTTAGCAGCCATTGCCCAGGCGACTAGTAAAATTAAAATCGCCAGCTCTTCCACAATCATTAGTACATCCGATCCAGTTCGAGTGTTTGAGGATTTTTCGACGATTGATTTGATTTCGAGGGGGCGTGCAGAGATTATTGCAGGCCGTGCTTCGAGAATTGGTCTGTTTGATTTATTAGGCTATGACGTACGTGACTATGAAGAGTTATATGAAGAAAAATTTGAGTTGTTATTAAAGATTAGTAAAGAAGAAGTAGTCAATTGGAGTGGGGATTTCCGTGCTCCATTAAATAACGCGAGAGTGATACCGCGTCCCCAAAACGGTTCAATGCCTATTTGGCGTGCAGTTGGAGGGCATGCTGCAAGTGCGATTAAGGCTGGCAATGCTGGTGTCCCAATGTTCCTGGCCACTTTAGGCGGACCTGCTACAAGTTTTAAGGCAACAATTGATGCTTACCGGGAGGCTGCAAAGAGAAGTGGGTTTGATACAGCGACCCTTCCGATAGCAACAGCGGGCTTTTTCCATGTTGCAGAAACCACTCAGCAGGCACAAAGCGAGGCATATCCTCACATTAACCAAGGAATGCAGTTAATAAACGGACAGGGTTATCCGAAGCAACATTTTGCACAAGGGGCAGATTCGCGTGATGTGATGAATATTGGTAGTCCACAGCAAGTCATTGAAAAAATACTCTATCAACATGAGCTATTTGGTCACCAGCGTTATATCGCGCAAATGGATTTTGGTGGTGTGCCATATGAAAAACTAGTAAAAAATATTGAGCTCATTGGTACTGAAATTTTGCCAGCAATTAAAAAATATACAGCGAAAAAATAA